One window of Myxocyprinus asiaticus isolate MX2 ecotype Aquarium Trade chromosome 6, UBuf_Myxa_2, whole genome shotgun sequence genomic DNA carries:
- the LOC127442307 gene encoding eukaryotic translation initiation factor 5A-1-like produces MADLDTDFTSGDAGASLTFPMQCSALRKNGFVVLKGRACKIVEMSTSKTGKHGHAKVHLVGIDIFTGKKNEDICPSTHNMDVPNIKRLDYQLVGITDGYLSLLKDNGDLREDLKLPEGELGKEIESKFESGDEFLVSVLSAMGEECPIAVKSMSS; encoded by the exons ATGGCTGATCTTGACACTGATTTCACCAGTGGTGATGCTGGGGCTTCACTAACCTTCCCCATGCAGTGCAGTGCTCTGCGCAAGAATGGCTTTGTAGTGCTGAAGGGACGTGCTTGCAAGATTGTGGAGATGTCAACCTCCAAGACTGGCAAGCATGGACATGCCAAG GTTCACTTGGTTGGAAttgacatttttactggaaagaaGAATGAAGATATCTGCCCCTCCACCCACAACATGGATGTTCCTAACATCAAGAGACTTGACTATCAA TTGGTTGGCATTACAGATGGCTACCTTTCCCTCTTGAAGGACAATGGAGATTTGCGTGAGGACCTTAAGCTGCCTGAAGGGGAGCTGGGAAAAGAAATAGAGAGCAAATTTGAATCTGGAGATGAATTTTTG GTGTCCGTGTTGTCTGCTATGGGCGAGGAGTGTCCGATTGCCGTCAAATCCATGAGTTCATAA
- the slc2a2 gene encoding solute carrier family 2, facilitated glucose transporter member 2, with protein MEKLTGTLALAVFTAALGSLQIGYSLGVINAPQKVIEKHYAKSLGVYNKKLTWSDGGNFTEHENQTHPSVVMYWSLSVAVFSIGGMVSSFLVGFVSDFRGRIKGMLAINLLAITAGLLMGLAKMGTPHLMVIAGRAIMGLYCGLTSGLVPMYIGEISPVKYRGALGTLHQLALVIGILLSQVIGLEFLLGNDDMWPVLLGLSGAPAILQCLLLLLCPESPRYLYIKLGKKEEACKSLKRLKGDYDNSKDIAEMQAEKEEAMKEAKVSILRLLRASVYRRQLFVALMMHLSQQFSGINAIFYYSTSIFQTAGVGQPVYATIGVGVINIIFTLVSVVLVDRAGRRTLTLIGLGGMCCCAVAMTVGLAFQEAYSWMSYLSMAAIFLFVSFFEIGPGPIPWFIVAELFSQGPRPAAIALAGCFNWTSNFIIGMFFPYLEEVCGSYVFIIFAVLLFGFTIFIYLHVPETKGKTFEEIAAVFQHKRGASPSKSQVETEMVQLKSSAEA; from the exons ATGGAGAAG TTAACAGGCACGCTGGCTCTGGCTGTGTTCACAGCTGCACTAGGCTCTCTACAGATAGGATACAGCCTGGGTGTCATCAATGCCCCACAGAAG GTCATTGAGAAGCACTATGCCAAGTCTCTAGGTGTATATAATAAAAAACTGACCTGGAGTGATGGAGGCAACTTTACAGAACATGAAAATCAAACTCAtccctctgtggtcatgtactgGTCACTCTCTGTTGCTGTCTTCTCCATTGGAGGCATGGTGTCCTCCTTTCTAGTGGGTTTTGTCAGTGACTTCCGTGGAAG GATCAAAGGCATGCTGGCTATAAACCTTCTAGCCATAACAGCAGGGCTGCTAATGGGCCTGGCAAAGATGGGCACACCTCACCTAATGGTGATAGCAGGACGTGCTATCATGGGACTGTACTGTG GCTTGACATCTGGTCTTGTGCCCATGTACATTGGAGAGATTTCTCCAGTGAAGTACAGAGGGGCTTTGGGAACACTCCACCAGCTGGCTCTTGTAATTGGCATACTTCTTAGCCAA GTCATTGGTCTGGAGTTCCTGCTAGGAAATGATGACATGTGGCCTGTGTTGCTGGGTCTATCTGGTGCTCCAGCCATCCTGCAGTGTCTACTGCTACTTCTGTGTCCAGAGAGCCCTCGTTACCTCTACATCAAACTGGGCAAAAAGGAAGAGGCATGCAAGA GTTTGAAAAGGCTAAAAGGGGATTACGACAACTCAAAGGACATAGCAGAGATGCAGGCAGAGAAGGAGGAGGCCATGAAAGAGGCCAAAGTGTCCATCCTGAGGCTGCTCCGTGCCTCTGTATATCGGCGGCAGCTCTTTGTGGCCCTGATGATGCATTTATCCCAGCAGTTCTCTGGGATTAACGCT ATTTTTTATTACTCAACTTCGATCTTCCAGACAGCAGGGGTCGGTCAGCCTGTGTATGCCACTATTGGAGTGGGAGTTATAAACATCATTTTCACCCTTGTGTCG GTGGTTTTGGTGGACAGGGCAGGCAGGAGAACCCTCACTTTGATTGGATTAGGAGGAATGTGTTGCTGTGCTGTGGCCATGACTGTGGGCCTGGCCTTTCAG GAGGCTTATTCATGGATGAGCTACCTCAGCATGGCGGCCATATTCCTGTTTGTGTCTTTCTTTGAAATCGGACCAGGACCAATCCCGTGGTTCATTGTTGCTGAGCTCTTCAGTCAGGGGCCACGTCCAGCAGCCATTGCATTAGCTGGATGCTTCAACTGGACAAGCAATTTCATTATTGGCATGTTTTTCCCTTATTTAGAG GAGGTTTGTGGGAGCTATGTCTTCATCATTTTTGCAGTACTCCTCTTTGGTTTCACCATTTTCATCTACTTACATGTACCTGAAACAAAGGGGAAGACTTTTGAGGAGATAGCAGCTGTCTTCCAGCACAAACGAGGAGCCTCCCCATCCAAATCCCAAGTTGAGACTGAGATGGTGCAGCTCAAGAGCTCTGCAGAGGCCTGA